The nucleotide sequence AGTTGAAGTGCCCGATGACCCCTAAGATACTGCTGTCACCCGCGAGAATGTTGGCGACGTTTACGGCTTGCTTCGGGTCGCCCTGATCGTCCTCGGCGCGCAAAACGAACCTGTAACCGGCTTCGCGCACCTCAGGCGATTCGTTGGCTTCCTTGAAAGCGAGCTCCACGGCGCGTTTCATCCCCTGCCCAAAAACCGCGTTGTCGCCGGTAAGCGGCGCGGCAAAACCGATCCTGACCTCGGTGACCTGAGAACCGCCGGCGTCTGGGTCCTCTCCCGGCTGTGCGCTGCGGCATCCCGGCATCAACGCCAACGCCGACACAGCCATTGCGATGAGTATAAGCTTCTGATAACCCCTAATACGATGCATACGCAATTCCTTTCTCCCTTTGCGCAGCCGGCACACACATTGGCGTCGCCGTACGCGTGTCAGATGTTATCAGCAAAGTCGTTTTCTGTCGTAGTTACGGACAAAATGCACGTCTTCCTGCCCTCAATCACGACACGACCCTGCGCCAGCCACTGCAATACCTCGGGGTAGAGGGCATGCTCCACCTCGTGGATGCGCGCCTCCAAAGACTCAAGCGTATCCTCGGGCAGGATCTCCACCACTCTTTGCGCGATGATGGGGCCTTCGTCGAATCTTTCGTTGGCGAAGTGCACCGTCACCCCTGTGAACTTGACCCCGTACTCGAAAGCATCGCTGATGCCCGCCGCGCCGGCAAAAGCCGGTAGCAGCGACGGATGGATGTTTATAACCCTGTCATCGAATGCGTCAAGCACCTCAACGCCGAGCAACTTCATATACCCGGCCATCACCACAAAATCGACCTCGTGCGCGAGAAGCGCATCCCTGATACGAGAGTTGTACTCGCTCGATGTCGAGCAGGCAGTGCTGTCGATCCAGATCGCCGGG is from Actinomycetota bacterium and encodes:
- a CDS encoding phosphoribosylglycinamide formyltransferase; the encoded protein is MSDEIGVATVRLGVLISGSGTNLQAIIDAIEAGTLDAEVALVISNRQGAYGLERARNANIPAIWIDSTACSTSSEYNSRIRDALLAHEVDFVVMAGYMKLLGVEVLDAFDDRVINIHPSLLPAFAGAAGISDAFEYGVKFTGVTVHFANERFDEGPIIAQRVVEILPEDTLESLEARIHEVEHALYPEVLQWLAQGRVVIEGRKTCILSVTTTENDFADNI